One segment of Trichlorobacter ammonificans DNA contains the following:
- the rnr gene encoding ribonuclease R → MHVVKQDILLLLREESEPLHFAGLLRAFGGRQVKNELKRLVEAMVRDGELVRLRGNRYTLPGAENVGTVRGTISVHRDGYGFVAPEEGGEDIFIPAKGLGGAMHGDTVSVRGEPSRGRQGKRDGRVVAVLQRANSRVVGRFQQTGRGALFIPEELRLGGPFSIPPRATNGAVDGQQVVIEVTAWPVGGRPAEGKVIEILGWPDNPDVEVQTVIRRFDLPHTFDAATLAEAEAVPAQIGKGDLEGRVDLRKLPTVTIDGETAKDFDDAVSLRREGEAFRLWVSIADVSQYVTPGSSLDRDAYLRGTSVYFPDRCLPMLPERLSNGICSLNPHQDRLTMTAELLIDAGGSLRESRFYTSVIRSDARLTYTQVKGVIEDNDPSALGEYRELAPMLLEMKQLALALMAMRRRRGSIDFDLPEPEIVLGLTGQTEAIIKSERNLAHRLIEEFMLAANEAVARFVTSRQVPFIYRIHEPPAPEKLAAFREFLVPFGFTLEMKGDTVEPAALQALVASAEGKPEERMVNYGLLRCMKQARYSGINLKHFGLASDCYTHFTSPIRRYPDLMVHRFLKLVLTAAERPLTRQEERRQAEMAASLAEAAEHTSSRERVAMEAERDIVELKKLQFMQGKVGEEFGGFIAGVAGFGCFVELTELFVEGLVHSSTLTDDLYSFEEREHALKGRQSGRTLRIGDPVTVRVVAVNPQARRIEFALVSHAAAQRPEKQENLEYSGERYPRIPVRGKRPKLNASPAAAPAPKRGGKGKGGGKRRR, encoded by the coding sequence ATGCATGTCGTGAAACAGGATATACTGCTGCTGTTGCGGGAGGAAAGCGAACCGCTGCACTTTGCCGGTCTGCTGCGGGCCTTCGGGGGCCGCCAGGTCAAGAACGAGCTGAAGCGGCTGGTGGAGGCCATGGTACGGGACGGTGAGCTGGTCCGGCTGCGGGGCAACCGCTACACCCTGCCGGGGGCGGAGAACGTCGGTACGGTGCGGGGGACCATCTCGGTGCACCGGGACGGCTACGGTTTCGTGGCACCCGAGGAGGGGGGAGAGGATATCTTCATCCCGGCCAAGGGGCTGGGGGGCGCCATGCACGGCGACACCGTGTCGGTGCGCGGCGAGCCGAGCCGCGGGCGGCAGGGGAAGCGGGACGGACGGGTGGTGGCGGTACTGCAGCGGGCCAACAGCCGGGTGGTGGGGCGGTTCCAGCAGACCGGCCGCGGTGCCCTGTTCATCCCGGAGGAACTGCGGCTGGGGGGACCGTTTTCGATTCCGCCGCGGGCCACCAACGGCGCCGTGGACGGCCAGCAGGTGGTGATTGAGGTCACTGCCTGGCCGGTGGGGGGGCGGCCTGCCGAGGGGAAGGTGATCGAGATCCTGGGCTGGCCCGACAACCCGGATGTCGAGGTGCAGACGGTCATCCGGCGCTTCGATCTGCCCCATACCTTTGATGCCGCCACCCTGGCCGAGGCGGAGGCGGTCCCGGCACAGATCGGCAAGGGTGACCTGGAGGGGCGGGTGGACCTGCGCAAGCTGCCCACCGTGACCATCGACGGCGAGACCGCCAAGGATTTCGACGACGCAGTGTCGTTGCGGCGGGAAGGGGAGGCGTTCCGGCTCTGGGTCTCCATCGCCGACGTGTCGCAGTACGTCACCCCCGGTTCTTCCCTGGACCGGGATGCCTACCTGCGGGGCACCTCGGTCTACTTCCCGGACCGCTGTCTGCCGATGCTGCCGGAGCGGCTCTCCAACGGCATCTGCTCCCTGAATCCCCACCAGGACCGCCTGACCATGACCGCCGAGCTGCTGATCGATGCCGGCGGCAGTCTGCGGGAATCCCGCTTCTACACCAGCGTTATCAGGAGCGATGCCCGGCTGACCTATACCCAGGTGAAAGGGGTCATTGAGGATAACGATCCTTCGGCCCTGGGGGAGTATCGGGAGCTGGCGCCGATGCTGCTGGAGATGAAGCAGCTGGCCCTGGCCCTGATGGCGATGCGCCGTCGCCGGGGCAGCATTGATTTCGACCTGCCGGAGCCGGAGATCGTACTGGGGCTCACCGGCCAAACCGAGGCGATTATCAAAAGCGAGCGGAACCTGGCCCACCGGCTGATCGAGGAGTTCATGCTGGCGGCCAACGAGGCGGTGGCCCGGTTCGTCACTTCCCGGCAGGTGCCGTTTATCTACCGGATTCACGAACCGCCCGCCCCGGAAAAGCTGGCGGCGTTCCGGGAGTTTCTGGTGCCCTTCGGCTTCACCCTGGAGATGAAGGGGGACACGGTGGAGCCGGCCGCCCTCCAGGCGCTGGTGGCCTCAGCCGAAGGGAAACCGGAGGAGCGGATGGTGAACTACGGCCTGTTGCGCTGCATGAAGCAGGCCCGCTACAGCGGCATCAACCTGAAGCATTTTGGCCTGGCTTCGGACTGCTATACCCACTTCACCTCGCCGATCCGCCGCTATCCGGACCTGATGGTGCATCGGTTCCTCAAGCTGGTGCTGACGGCGGCGGAGCGCCCCCTTACCCGCCAGGAGGAGCGCCGGCAGGCGGAGATGGCCGCTTCCCTGGCCGAGGCGGCGGAGCATACCAGCAGCCGCGAGCGGGTAGCCATGGAGGCGGAGCGGGATATTGTCGAGTTGAAGAAACTCCAGTTCATGCAGGGAAAGGTGGGGGAAGAGTTCGGCGGCTTCATCGCCGGGGTGGCCGGTTTCGGCTGCTTCGTGGAGTTGACCGAGCTGTTCGTGGAGGGGCTGGTGCATAGCTCCACCCTCACCGACGACCTGTACAGCTTCGAGGAGCGTGAGCACGCGCTGAAAGGGCGGCAGAGCGGCCGTACCCTGCGGATCGGCGACCCGGTGACGGTGCGGGTCGTGGCGGTGAACCCCCAGGCCCGGCGGATCGAATTCGCCCTGGTCTCCCACGCCGCGGCCCAGCGGCCGGAGAAACAGGAGAACCTGGAGTACAGCGGCGAACGCTACCCCCGCATCCCGGTCAGGGGGAAGCGCCCGAAGCTGAACGCGTCCCCCGCCGCTGCCCCTGCTCCGAAACGGGGAGGAAAGGGGAAAGGCGGCGGCAAGCGTCGTCGCTAG
- a CDS encoding LemA family protein, producing MKRILYAIAATLLLGLLSGCGYNTMQANEEAVTAAWGNVESAYQRRNDLIPNLVEVVKGYAKHEADTLKAVTEARARVGSMQLGKGLLNDPAAFSKFQQNQGELSSALSRLMVVAERYPDLKANQNFLDLQKQLEGTENRINVARERYNAAVQVFNTSIRTFPNSLTNSLLLKLQRKEPFKAEEGAKTAPKVTF from the coding sequence ATGAAACGCATTCTGTACGCAATTGCCGCCACCCTGCTGCTGGGGCTGTTGTCGGGCTGTGGCTACAACACCATGCAGGCCAACGAAGAAGCGGTCACCGCCGCCTGGGGCAACGTTGAGTCCGCCTATCAGCGCCGCAACGACCTGATCCCCAACCTGGTGGAGGTGGTCAAGGGGTACGCCAAGCATGAGGCGGACACCCTGAAGGCGGTCACCGAGGCCCGCGCCAGAGTGGGCAGCATGCAACTGGGCAAGGGACTGCTCAACGATCCTGCCGCCTTCAGCAAATTTCAACAGAACCAGGGTGAACTCTCCTCGGCCCTGTCCCGACTGATGGTGGTGGCGGAACGCTACCCCGACCTGAAGGCCAACCAGAACTTCCTCGACCTGCAGAAACAGCTGGAAGGGACTGAGAACCGGATCAACGTGGCCCGTGAACGGTATAATGCTGCGGTACAGGTCTTCAACACCAGCATCCGCACCTTCCCCAACAGCCTGACCAACTCGCTGCTGCTCAAGCTGCAGCGCAAGGAACCGTTCAAGGCTGAAGAAGGAGCCAAGACGGCACCGAAGGTAACGTTCTAG
- the cobM gene encoding precorrin-4 C(11)-methyltransferase, translated as MNSQGTITFVGAGPGAVDLITVRGATLLKEADLVLYAGSLVDRELVRTYAVDAELFDSAGMALTEIITIMLDAVAAGKQVVRLHTGDPSIYGAIQEQMTALDRLGIEYRVVPGVTSAFAAAATLRQELTMPEVSQTVIITRMEGRTPVPEREALRRLAAHGATLALYLSVGMIDTMVTELLAGGGYHETTPVAVVSRASWPDELVIEGTLADIAHKVRAAGISKQAVILVGEALAARTKGMKARSLLYDESFSHGCRA; from the coding sequence ATGAACAGCCAGGGAACCATAACCTTTGTCGGCGCCGGACCGGGCGCCGTTGACCTGATCACCGTACGGGGCGCCACCCTGCTCAAGGAGGCCGACCTGGTCCTCTATGCCGGCAGCCTGGTGGACCGGGAGCTGGTGCGGACCTACGCCGTCGATGCCGAGCTGTTCGACTCCGCCGGCATGGCCCTCACGGAGATCATCACCATCATGCTGGATGCCGTTGCCGCCGGAAAACAGGTGGTGCGGCTGCACACCGGCGACCCTTCCATCTACGGCGCCATCCAGGAGCAGATGACGGCCCTGGACCGCCTGGGGATCGAGTACCGGGTCGTGCCGGGGGTGACCAGCGCCTTTGCCGCCGCCGCCACCCTGCGCCAGGAACTGACCATGCCGGAAGTATCCCAGACCGTGATCATCACCCGCATGGAAGGACGCACCCCGGTGCCGGAGCGGGAGGCGTTGCGGCGCCTGGCGGCCCACGGTGCCACCCTGGCCCTCTACCTCTCGGTGGGGATGATCGATACCATGGTGACGGAGCTCCTGGCCGGCGGCGGCTACCACGAAACCACGCCGGTGGCGGTGGTGTCCCGGGCCAGCTGGCCCGACGAGCTGGTCATCGAGGGAACCCTGGCCGACATCGCCCACAAGGTCCGGGCCGCCGGCATCAGCAAGCAGGCCGTGATCCTGGTGGGGGAAGCCCTTGCCGCCCGCACCAAGGGGATGAAGGCCCGCTCGCTGCTCTACGACGAGAGCTTCAGCCACGGCTGCCGCGCTTAA
- a CDS encoding TPM domain-containing protein: MSVRYAAAILRQCAVLLILSVCLGLPALALEPPALKGRINDYAGMLSPTVAAALEQKLAAFERETTTQVVLLTVPSLEGDVIENLAIRVADAWKIGQKGKGNGVILILAQKERKIRIEVGTGLQGVLPDITAGQIIRNVMAPALKAGDNDTGISAGLAAIMDATKGEFKATPADKKAKKKKSSGYELFVVLLLLGTVVVAAVGSSSRTGGILTGGAALPAAAAIGLGSALWKLAILAVLGAAAGFLISLLMQLFRGAGGGGSGWGGGPTIFYGGGGWGGGSSSSGDSFSGGGGDFDGGGASDATSPAPLQPSVLRKQRRGALPGAPSLFRPIESPRVLCGQLVTNRTAH, translated from the coding sequence ATGTCCGTGCGCTACGCAGCCGCCATACTGCGTCAGTGTGCAGTGCTGCTGATCCTGTCAGTCTGCCTGGGACTTCCGGCACTGGCACTGGAACCCCCGGCCCTGAAGGGGCGGATCAACGACTATGCCGGTATGCTCTCCCCGACGGTAGCCGCCGCCCTTGAACAGAAACTGGCCGCCTTCGAGCGGGAGACCACTACCCAGGTGGTGCTGTTGACCGTCCCCTCGCTGGAAGGGGATGTCATTGAAAATCTGGCCATCCGGGTGGCCGACGCCTGGAAAATCGGCCAGAAGGGGAAAGGAAACGGCGTCATCCTGATCCTGGCGCAAAAAGAGCGCAAGATCAGGATCGAGGTCGGCACCGGCCTGCAGGGGGTGCTGCCGGACATCACCGCCGGCCAGATCATCCGTAACGTCATGGCCCCGGCACTCAAGGCAGGTGACAACGACACGGGAATTTCAGCCGGTCTTGCCGCCATCATGGATGCCACCAAGGGGGAATTCAAGGCCACTCCGGCGGACAAGAAGGCAAAGAAGAAAAAGAGCAGCGGCTATGAGCTGTTCGTTGTCCTTTTATTGCTGGGGACCGTGGTGGTGGCGGCGGTCGGCTCATCCTCCCGGACCGGCGGCATCCTGACGGGGGGGGCGGCGCTGCCGGCTGCCGCCGCAATCGGCTTGGGCAGCGCCCTCTGGAAGCTGGCAATCCTGGCGGTGCTGGGAGCTGCCGCCGGCTTCCTGATCAGCCTGCTGATGCAGCTCTTCCGGGGAGCGGGCGGTGGCGGCTCCGGCTGGGGCGGGGGTCCCACCATTTTCTACGGGGGGGGTGGCTGGGGTGGCGGCTCATCCTCATCCGGCGACAGTTTCTCCGGCGGCGGGGGGGATTTTGACGGCGGCGGCGCCTCGGACGCTACTAGCCCTGCCCCTCTCCAACCATCTGTTCTCCGCAAACAACGACGGGGCGCTCTTCCAGGCGCCCCGTCGTTGTTTCGTCCTATTGAAAGCCCGCGTGTCCTGTGCGGTCAGCTTGTGACGAACCGCACGGCACACTAG